The genomic window TCAGCCAGTTTAGTGATCCAAGAAAATGCTGATCCCGATGTCCTTATGGATCTAGCTAATTTTATGGCAAAACTCGTGCCAGAATCAGGCAAATACATCCACGATGCAGAAGGCCCTGATGATATGCCGGCACATATTCGTACCGCACTCACCCATACTTCTGAACATATCCCTATTAATCGCGGTCATTTGGTGCTAGGAACTTGGCAGGGAATTTATATTTGGGAACATCGCCAGCGCAGTCATTCGAGGGAATTAGTTATCCACATTTCTGGATAGTGAGTTCTCAAATTTAATTCATTTAAGGTATGACTTTGTAGAGTTGAAACGCCCTATTTATACTGTGTAACTTTTGGGTAAAATCTCGTAAACTTCGCAGTCATATACATTTAGGACTTACGCACACTCTACGATTCTTGGAGTCCTTGGCGTCTTGGCGGTTCGATAAATTAAACTTTTTGGCGATTTTTGCGTAAGTCCTAACATTAAATAAATTTCGCTGCGTAGGCGTAGCCCGTCGTAGACATCGCTTTTTTACAAAAATTATTGATGTGAAATTGACTAGATACACAATAAATAATTTGTGTAAATTTGTAAATTAAAAAGTTAAGTTTATTTGTGATTCTTGAATAATCTATTTTTCGAGCTATAAACTAATATTTAGTGTAAGCTGTCTGGGCTATTTCAATTACTATGAAGCAAGAACTGACACCAACTCATACTTTCCAATTTATTGATGAAATCTTCGCCCAGCAGTCTGTTAATATGTTATCACTTAATCCCCAAAAGAGATTAATTACCAGTTTTGCAGAATTGGGGAATTTTATTACTGAACAAAATACCGACATTGAATTTATTACAACCCTTCAGGAAACTCTCGAATCTATAGTGTATACTCAGTTGCAAAATTTTCCAGAAAACATCTTCTGGGATTTTGATTTTCTGGTAAATAGTATGCTTAGACAGGCTTTAGTGGCAGATGAGGGTGCTGTTGCTTTTTTAAAAGTTTTTGGTAAAAAAATGGTTTTACTGATAGAGATGTTCGGAAATAAAACGCAAATGCGCTTCCGTTACGTTCACGATTTTATGTATGGATTTGATTGGGCAAGATGGGTACAAAAAGAACCACAAAATCGGGCACATATAGAGCCTTTTAGTCTGGTTTTTTTGGATTATTTGCTCGTCAAAGGCAAGGAACTTTTACAACGTATTAGTCACGGGCAGATCACATCTTATAAACTATGTGAAACAGGTTATCGCAATCCCTTCACATTTTCTCGTGAACCAGAAGATGAATATCGTCTGCTAACTTATCTTGCTGAAGAACAACTTATCCCAGTAGCAGTGTGGAACTGGAACGCTAGCCCAGTATGGAATAAACCTTTTCAAGAAATGCGGCAGCAATTAGCATTAAAATTAAATATTCAACCACAGAGACACTGATAAAAAAATCAAAAATCAAAAATCAAAAATGGAACCCTTTACAAGGCAAGTATTTAGCTACTTGCTGCATACAAAATAATTGCCTGGAAAAATAGGATGAAAATTGGTGATTTCATTACTTGGTTTGAAGCATGGGCAAATCCTGCTTGGTGTGAAAGCTGGGATAATTGTGGCTGGCAGATTGAACCAGGAGTTTTGCACGAAAAAACACGGGTTTTGGTGTGTTTGACACCGACTTTGGCAGTAATGCAGGAAGCGATCGCTCTTAATGCTAATCTGATATTTGCCCATCATCCCTTGATTTTTACTCCTGCTAAGTCATTACGCAGTGGTGAAGCGATCGCAGAAATGGTTCGGTTAGCTTTTACCCACAATATTGGTATTTACACTGCTCACACGAATTTCGACCAAGTGCAGGATGGTACTGCTGACGTTTTAGCTCAGATTTTAGAACTCAAGGAAGTTACTCCTATAGTACCTACACAAGCAGGGTTAGGATATGGTCGTGTTGGTTGGCTAGAACCATTTCTGACATTACAGGAATTACTTGCAGCAATTCAAACCCGACTTGCTCCCCCTAATTTGATTTTTTCTCCAAGTACTGATTTACAGCAAACAATTTCACGAGTTGCCGTTTTGGGTGGTTCGGGGGCTAGTTACATTTCAGCTGTCGTTAAAACTGGTGCTCAAGCTTATCTGACTTCTGACTGTAAGTTTCATCAGTTTCAAGAAAGCCGCGACCGCAATCTAATTTTAATCGATGCTGGACATTATGCTACTGAACGTCCTGCTTGCGATCGCTTGGTGCAAAAATTCCAGTCCTTAAATCTAGACTGGGTGAAATTGAGTCAAAAGGATGAGGATTTCCGCCAGTTTTTTGCTTGATTGCTTATGTTTCACTATATTTTTTCGATACTTGCCTAAAAGTTTTTTTATAAATATTGTCAAACCATCTGGCTAATCAACATTAATACTGAATAGATTGTATTAAATATTTACCGTATATCACTAGCACTTCCATCGAAAACTCTTATCAGAACCCATTATTGTGATGCAGATCACTAATTATGTGTAATTATAATCACATAATTCTCATGTTCCATATCAATTAGTAGCAGCGGGAAATGTTCCACACTTGAGGTAACAAATTGTTTACTTTGCCCTAACCAAGATGATTCGCACAATCGTTGAATCTGCTTTCCAAACTGGATATCTTAGTGTTGAATCTGAGGGTTTACTCCATCAAGTGGTGGCTACTAAATGCTATCAGTCAGAAGATTTACCAGCCCTTGCAGCCCTATACAATGCAGTTCGCGCAGGTAAAATTAAACGAGAAGCGTCCTCGTCGAACAAGCTTATGGAATTATGCCCCACCATATAAATCTTCTTGATCCTCCAAAAGAAGCAGAGGAACAGCAGGAAGCTTGGTGTAAATATTTCTCCCGCCTGATGCACTCGCCACTCTCTTGGCTTTTCCTTAGCCATGATCAGGCAAAAACCTTAAAAACTCAAAACTCTTTGGGTGTTGTTGTTGAAAACCATCAAGGTCAGCAAGAGAATGAGTTAAGATCAGATACACATGGGTAAAAGTAAAGCCAAGTCCCCGGACTTCCCAGTAATGCCAATGACTAAAAGTAGGCAAATTAAACAACCGCAATCAACGATTCTTTTTGAGTATTCTTTATTACATAAAGGTAATAATGACTCACCATCATATATGAATCTGGTTAGGACAGATCCCGAATTGTTTGACTTCTATGAAGCAGACATTCCTTAGAACGAGCCGGAGGAGATTGAGTTCATTGCTAGAGCAACCACTGATTTATGACCCAAAATTTCCCAATATTTTGACAACTATAAGCAAGTATTGGGATTGGTTTATGAAGCGTACTTGTTCTCAACGGTGAAATTAACCTCTTAAAGGTGTAATGTAATGGGGTAGAACCCAGATTTTGAAAGGTTTAACTACGTTGTTTAAAAAGGCAGAAACAGTACATGCTACACCGCAAGATTTATCAACTGTGTTGCGATGGGCGCGAGGTATGTGTTTTCTTGCGGGACCAGCAACGCTGGATTGAACGCGCCCGCATCATAGACATAGAGGGAGATTTAGTGACTCTACGCTATGAAACAGAAGAAGAGGACGAAGTTTGTTCTTGGGAAGAAATGGTTCGCCTCGAGAGCATTGGTGCTGTAACGCAAAAATTAGCTTCAGTGCCACGCGGGAATGTGGAACCTCTGATGACTGAAGACTGTCCCGAAGCAGAGCGCATCCACAACCGTTACACTGACTCGAATCCAGAATAATCAGTGCTGAGTGCTGAGGGCTGAGTTAATAAATCCTAACTCAGTCCTCAAGACTCAGGATTAGATAAACCTTCAAAAGCAGGACAGTAACCTTCTAGAGTTACCTTAAAGTTATATAACGGGGAAGCTGGGTTCCAACACCGCTGACCCCTTTGATGTCGGCAAGTACCGCAACAGTCTACATCTGTCCATGTATAACGATCGCTATTTTGGTTGAGCAGTTCTCTTTGAGACAATCCCCTTAAGACTAGTTCTTCCCCTTGCCAACGAGCTTCGATTAAACCAGTATCCGCAAATTGCCGCCAACGAGGATCGGTAGTAATCACATTGGGTAGGGTGATTGTGATTATTGTTCCCAACTCTGTCAGTTCGCCTTCGTAGTTAGTTTCTGGTGCTGCCGGTTGTAAAAATGTATCACCTATAGGCAGTTCTACTAAGGTGTCAGCAGCCGGAGAATGTATATGGTAGCGGTTTTGCAACTCCTCTAAGCTAGTCAGGTCTGCCAAGTAGGCTGGAGAACCGTGGACAAAAATGACGTGCTGGGGTCGCAAATTATGAATTAGCTGCGTAGTACCAGGGCCATCACTATGTTGAGCCAGGAGATAGCTTTCGACAGTGGTGGGTGCTAAATATTCTTTGTTAACTTTTATATCAATTTTTTCTGGTAGCAGGATCAGCCAAGGCCCAGTGTCTAATTGGCAGTGTTTACCCAAATCAGTTGTAGAGTCGGTAAGGACAATACAAGGTGATTTGCCGACAATAGCACGATGTTCTGGTTGCAAACGACGCACGCGGGGACGTACCCGTTCATCCCAAAATAAGGGTTGATGGCGGGCGAAGTTCTGCACGGATGGGGGAAGGTGGGGTAGCAGTTCTAGGTAGGCATCACACCCAGTGGCGACAGCACCATCTACCCAGATATCTAAATCTCGTCCGGTGAAGTGGTGATGAGACCGTAAGAGCATTAATAGTTCTTGACCCAATCCTAAAGCCGGGGTGGGAAGGATTACAGAACAATGGTCAGCGATCGCCCGATTAATTCGCTCTGCTAGTTGATTTTCTTGGTTGCGGCGGTGAGGATGGCGGGATGTGCCATAACTACCTTCAATGATCAGCACATCCAAATCTAAGCCCCGCAGTTCCTCTAAGCGTAAACCTTCTACCAGGCGGGAGTTTGACAAGAAAAAGTCCCCTGTATAGAGTAACTTGTAAATACGCTGCTTAGTGGTGTAGGTGAGCAGAATTACCACTGCCCCTGGTAGATGCCCTGCGGGAAATAATTCTGCTACTAGACCCTCTTGGAATTCCACAGGCGATCGCAACGGCAAGGCATGACAAAATTGGGAAATTTCTTGAGGATCTTGGTCTAGCCAATTCAGCGGCAGTAACTTGCTGGTTACTTCGCTACCATAAATCGGTAACTTTGGAAAAGCTTTATGCAGTGCCAGTAAGCCTCTGGCGTGATCTGGGTGGGCGTGACTAATCAAAACTAAATCTGCTGGTAGGGGCGAACTAGCTCCCCGTCCCGACTTAGTAAGCCCCTTAGCCAGCGATGAAATATCCTCCAAACCACAGTCCAACAGGATGCGGTGTGGCCCCATCTTCACCAATAGACATACGCCCTCATTGTCATGCTGGACACTATAGGGCAAACATTCTAATTCATTACCCGCTTCCCCAGCATCTACGCGAGAGGATGCCGACAGATTATCCCTCATGCTCTCCTCCCCTCAAACCTCATCATCATAGACATATCCCAAAATCCAAAAATTACACAAATTTTGGTTTTGTGACTTAGGGGTAAGTTTTATTGTGCGCCCCTACACCCTGAGAATACAGATTTTTGATTGGGGAGGACGCCTCCAGCGAACCCGCACTGGTTCGGAAAGGTGGATTAACGAAAACCAAACAAACTAAAAGCTAAAGAATGCCTCTTGTTTATTTTCCCTTTGCAAATTCTGAGCGCTCTTAGCCAACTCATCCTACGAAAAGTCGCCCAAACGTCTACAGATTTATCTCAATGTGCGGAGCCATTGCCGTGATAGTTATCTGAATCATAGAATCCATTTTTCGTGCCAAAAAATAAGCACGAAAGCGTAAATATAACTGTTAATCCAGCTAAAATCAGCTTTACATCCATTTGTTTGCTGCCCCTTACTTAAAGACTTTCCTATATTAATTTAGTGCTTCTGCAATCAAATGCAATCACTAGAAAATCTTCACTATGCTTATGTGGATTGGGCAATAGGTAAATTTACCGCAATCAGTCAGATTGTAGAACTTTTCGGTTCACCTGTCTATCCATCTAGATGTGAAACAATATGACAACAGCAGCTTCCAGCTAGACTCTAAGTCTTGCAGTTACTCCAATACGCTTGGGTTAAGGATAATTGTAGGTTGGGTTGTAGCTTGCTTCCCCGTAGCGGTACGTAGTGAAACCCAACAAAGTCGCGTTTAGGTTGGGTTTCGTCCCTCAAACGCCACTTGCTTCTCCTAAGAAAGACGCGCAAGGGACAAGTCGGGAAACCGTAAGGGCGCAGTGGCTCCCCAACCTACGCTGGTTTTGGTTTTTGGCTTTAACCCAAGCGTATTGGCAGTTACTCAACGATCATAGCGATGAAAGCGATCGCACAATTTTGGGCATTAGGGTATTATCTGACAATTCAGGTCATCTGGAAAACCTCACTTCTATTTCTCTCTCCTAAAAGGAGAGAGACTTTGAACTTTCCCGCTTGCCGCGTCGGGAAGGGGGTTAGGTTTTTCGTGGGCTTTTTCAGATGGCGTGAAAAGTCAGGACATTATGGGTATTGTGGTTTCTTACCAAAGCGATAGCGCAATGTATGCATAATCCAATTCTGGAAGTTGTCATCATCAACAAAACCCTTGGGAATTAAGGGAACCAGCATCAGACTGGTAAGGAAGAAAGCTAAGGCGATCGCCATTGTTGTCGATCTTTGGTCTACGAGATTGCTTACAGCTATTTTCAGGTAAATAGACCACGCGGGAGGGGATCTTGGCCTTGCGCCCCTACGACAGATGTGGTTCAAATACTTGAATTCTGCTGTAATCTTTCTACAGAACGCTGATCTGATTTAACTGCATAAATGATCACCGGGACGCCGGAAAATTCCAGGCGTTCCACAATTGGATCGTTGATATCTTGGGGTAAGTCTTGGC from Nostoc sp. UHCC 0926 includes these protein-coding regions:
- a CDS encoding secondary thiamine-phosphate synthase enzyme YjbQ, which translates into the protein MTHYQKLLKISTTGKSFSNITAKIEAIVAESGVETGLCTLFLRHTSASLVIQENADPDVLMDLANFMAKLVPESGKYIHDAEGPDDMPAHIRTALTHTSEHIPINRGHLVLGTWQGIYIWEHRQRSHSRELVIHISG
- a CDS encoding Nif3-like dinuclear metal center hexameric protein, whose protein sequence is MKIGDFITWFEAWANPAWCESWDNCGWQIEPGVLHEKTRVLVCLTPTLAVMQEAIALNANLIFAHHPLIFTPAKSLRSGEAIAEMVRLAFTHNIGIYTAHTNFDQVQDGTADVLAQILELKEVTPIVPTQAGLGYGRVGWLEPFLTLQELLAAIQTRLAPPNLIFSPSTDLQQTISRVAVLGGSGASYISAVVKTGAQAYLTSDCKFHQFQESRDRNLILIDAGHYATERPACDRLVQKFQSLNLDWVKLSQKDEDFRQFFA
- a CDS encoding DUF6679 family protein; translation: MLHRKIYQLCCDGREVCVFLRDQQRWIERARIIDIEGDLVTLRYETEEEDEVCSWEEMVRLESIGAVTQKLASVPRGNVEPLMTEDCPEAERIHNRYTDSNPE
- a CDS encoding MBL fold metallo-hydrolase, with product MRDNLSASSRVDAGEAGNELECLPYSVQHDNEGVCLLVKMGPHRILLDCGLEDISSLAKGLTKSGRGASSPLPADLVLISHAHPDHARGLLALHKAFPKLPIYGSEVTSKLLPLNWLDQDPQEISQFCHALPLRSPVEFQEGLVAELFPAGHLPGAVVILLTYTTKQRIYKLLYTGDFFLSNSRLVEGLRLEELRGLDLDVLIIEGSYGTSRHPHRRNQENQLAERINRAIADHCSVILPTPALGLGQELLMLLRSHHHFTGRDLDIWVDGAVATGCDAYLELLPHLPPSVQNFARHQPLFWDERVRPRVRRLQPEHRAIVGKSPCIVLTDSTTDLGKHCQLDTGPWLILLPEKIDIKVNKEYLAPTTVESYLLAQHSDGPGTTQLIHNLRPQHVIFVHGSPAYLADLTSLEELQNRYHIHSPAADTLVELPIGDTFLQPAAPETNYEGELTELGTIITITLPNVITTDPRWRQFADTGLIEARWQGEELVLRGLSQRELLNQNSDRYTWTDVDCCGTCRHQRGQRCWNPASPLYNFKVTLEGYCPAFEGLSNPES